The Streptomyces luteogriseus genome includes a window with the following:
- a CDS encoding cupin domain-containing protein encodes MPIVRSSEAVVHEIHGARFVSYATPGSGSKELCAWRGEIPAGLKAPAHTVSREEIFHLLDGELLITLDGRTERIAAGDTVIINPGATLTVENPTSRTAYSWVTTSIGLEARLADGTRIVPPWAN; translated from the coding sequence GTGCCCATCGTCCGATCGTCCGAAGCCGTCGTCCACGAGATCCACGGCGCCCGTTTCGTCTCGTACGCCACCCCGGGCAGCGGCAGCAAGGAGCTGTGCGCCTGGCGCGGTGAGATCCCGGCCGGCCTCAAGGCGCCCGCGCACACGGTCAGCCGGGAGGAGATCTTCCATCTGCTCGACGGCGAGCTGCTGATCACCCTCGACGGCCGCACCGAGCGGATCGCCGCGGGCGACACGGTGATCATCAACCCCGGCGCCACCCTGACCGTCGAGAACCCGACCAGCCGGACCGCGTACTCCTGGGTCACCACCTCCATCGGCCTGGAGGCACGGCTGGCCGACGGCACCCGCATCGTGCCGCCGTGGGCCAACTGA
- a CDS encoding MarR family winged helix-turn-helix transcriptional regulator, which produces MQNSEAMALSAALLAVAGGLTQRINDGVLARGFEGVRPAHGFAFARLAPDGATVTDLAAHLGVTKQAASQLVDEMVRKGYVERRPHPEDARARLVVLTERGWGCTRAAEEVAAEVVREWGDLLGEREVRSLGRQLLRIAPHGPIRPAW; this is translated from the coding sequence GTGCAGAACTCCGAGGCCATGGCCCTCTCCGCAGCCCTGCTCGCCGTCGCCGGGGGGCTCACGCAACGCATCAATGACGGCGTGCTCGCCCGTGGCTTCGAAGGGGTGCGGCCCGCGCACGGCTTCGCCTTCGCCCGGCTCGCCCCGGACGGCGCCACGGTCACCGACCTCGCCGCCCACCTCGGGGTGACCAAGCAGGCCGCGAGCCAGCTCGTCGACGAGATGGTGCGCAAGGGGTACGTCGAGCGGCGGCCGCATCCCGAGGACGCGCGGGCGCGGCTGGTCGTGCTGACCGAGCGGGGATGGGGCTGTACGCGGGCCGCGGAGGAGGTGGCCGCGGAAGTCGTGCGGGAGTGGGGGGACCTGCTGGGGGAGCGGGAAGTGCGTTCGCTGGGGCGGCAGTTGCTGCGGATCGCTCCGCACGGGCCCATCCGGCCCGCCTGGTGA
- a CDS encoding DNA polymerase III subunit alpha: MPGFTHLHTVSGFSLRYGASHPERLAERASERGMDALALTDRDTLAGAVRFSKACGKAGVRPLFGADLAVAGVAPSVERRRRTPVRGGAFVDESAPRVTFLARDGARGWGELCRLVSAAHEAEGTPLLPWGRHHAEGLTVLLGPASDVGRALAAGRPDRAARLLAPWRDVYGDDLRLEAVWHGREGTGPGSLRLAARTVGFAAEQRIRPVLSNAVRYADPGLGPVADVLDAARRLVPIDPAKGLDSGAAWLKGAGDMAAVAERVVEAAGFRRETAHRLVEQTQATAAECLVDPEDDLGIGTVHFPEPHLVGAGRRTAQRTLASRAAAGMVLRGYDRRREYWERMHHELDIIAHHGFASYFLTVSQVVEDVRTMGVRVAARGSGAGSLVNHLLGIAHADPIEHRLLMERFLSKERVVLPDIDIDVESARRLEVYRAIIDRFGTERVATVAMPETYRVRHAIRDVGAALSMDPAEIDRVAKSFPHIRARDARAALEELPELRALAGEKEKYGRLWELVEALDALPRGVAMHPCGVLLSDASLLARTPVMPTSGEGFPMAQFDKDDVEDLGLLKLDVLGVRMQSAMAHAVGEVERVSGVRVDLDALPPGDPETYRLIQSTETLGCFQIESPGQRDLVGRLQPATFHDLVVDISLFRPGPVAADMVRPFIEARHGRAPIRYPHPDLEGPLRDTYGVVVFHEQIIDIVDIMTGCGRGEADRVRRGLSDVESQARIKVWFAQHAAARGYDAETIQRTWEIVEAFGSYGFCKAHAVAFAVPTYQSAWLKAHHPAAFYAGLLTHDPGMYPKRLLLADARRRGVPVLPLDVNASGVAHRIELVSGKWGLRLALSDVHGISEAEAARIAEGQPYDSLVDFWERGRPSRPLAQRLAQVGALDAFGANRRDLQLHLTELHRGARGGGGGQLPLAGGRRTAPAGLPDLTSSERLSAELGVLSMDASRNLMDDHRAFLDELGVVSARRLREARHGETVLVAGAKAATQTPPIRSGKRVIFSTLDDGTGLVDLAFFDDSHDACAHTVFHSWLLLVRGVVQRRGPRSLSVVGAAAWNLADLLEVRREEGLEGVAARLAGSGPGASGDGGSGEEGSGGDGSGDDGEGAARRRLAGSDGAPAPTGSAAEDPMERRKIRMSTGYEMHPWADLRPAGEGPANTRKLWHQSPGSAG; encoded by the coding sequence ACCGACCGCGACACGCTCGCCGGCGCGGTCCGGTTCTCGAAGGCCTGCGGGAAAGCGGGGGTCCGGCCGCTGTTCGGGGCCGATCTGGCGGTGGCGGGTGTGGCGCCCTCGGTCGAGCGTCGGCGGCGGACCCCGGTGCGGGGTGGTGCCTTTGTCGACGAGTCGGCTCCCCGCGTGACCTTTCTCGCCCGGGACGGTGCCCGGGGGTGGGGGGAGCTGTGCCGGCTCGTCTCGGCTGCCCATGAGGCGGAGGGGACGCCCCTGCTGCCCTGGGGGCGCCATCACGCCGAGGGGCTGACCGTGCTGCTCGGGCCCGCGTCGGATGTCGGGCGGGCCCTGGCCGCCGGGCGGCCCGACCGTGCGGCGCGGCTGCTCGCGCCCTGGCGGGACGTCTACGGCGACGACCTGCGGCTGGAGGCCGTCTGGCACGGCCGGGAGGGTACGGGGCCGGGGTCGCTGCGGCTGGCCGCCCGTACCGTCGGGTTCGCCGCCGAGCAGCGCATCCGGCCCGTGCTCAGCAACGCGGTGCGGTACGCCGACCCGGGTCTCGGGCCGGTCGCCGACGTGCTGGACGCCGCCCGGCGGCTGGTGCCCATCGACCCGGCCAAGGGGCTGGACTCCGGTGCGGCCTGGCTCAAGGGCGCCGGGGACATGGCCGCGGTGGCGGAGCGGGTCGTGGAGGCCGCGGGGTTCCGGCGGGAGACCGCTCACCGGCTGGTGGAGCAGACGCAGGCCACGGCTGCCGAGTGTCTGGTCGACCCCGAGGACGATCTCGGGATCGGCACCGTCCACTTCCCCGAGCCGCATCTGGTCGGCGCGGGACGCCGCACCGCCCAGCGGACGCTGGCCTCGCGGGCGGCGGCCGGGATGGTGCTGCGCGGCTACGACCGGCGGCGGGAGTACTGGGAGCGGATGCACCACGAGCTGGACATCATCGCCCACCACGGATTCGCCTCCTACTTCCTGACCGTCTCCCAGGTGGTGGAGGACGTACGGACGATGGGCGTCCGGGTCGCCGCCCGCGGGTCCGGGGCCGGGTCGCTCGTCAACCATCTGCTCGGTATCGCGCACGCCGATCCGATCGAGCACCGGCTGCTGATGGAACGCTTCCTGTCGAAGGAGCGGGTCGTGCTGCCCGACATCGACATCGACGTGGAGTCCGCGCGCCGGCTGGAGGTCTACCGCGCGATCATCGACCGGTTCGGCACCGAGCGGGTCGCGACGGTCGCGATGCCGGAGACGTATCGCGTGCGGCATGCGATCCGGGACGTGGGGGCCGCCCTGTCCATGGACCCGGCCGAGATCGACCGGGTGGCCAAGTCCTTTCCCCATATCCGGGCGCGGGACGCCCGCGCGGCGCTGGAGGAGCTGCCCGAGCTGCGCGCGCTGGCCGGGGAGAAGGAGAAGTACGGGAGGCTGTGGGAGCTGGTCGAGGCGCTGGACGCACTGCCGCGCGGGGTGGCCATGCACCCGTGCGGGGTGCTGCTGTCGGATGCCTCGCTGCTCGCGCGTACGCCGGTCATGCCGACCAGCGGCGAGGGCTTTCCGATGGCGCAGTTCGACAAGGACGACGTCGAGGACCTCGGGCTGCTGAAGCTCGATGTGCTGGGTGTGCGGATGCAGTCGGCCATGGCGCACGCGGTGGGGGAAGTGGAACGGGTGTCGGGGGTGAGGGTCGATCTGGACGCCCTGCCGCCGGGGGATCCGGAGACGTACCGGCTGATCCAGTCCACCGAGACGCTCGGGTGCTTCCAGATCGAGTCGCCCGGTCAGCGGGATCTGGTCGGGCGGCTCCAGCCGGCCACGTTCCACGACCTCGTCGTCGACATCTCGCTGTTCCGGCCCGGGCCGGTCGCCGCCGACATGGTGCGGCCGTTCATCGAGGCGCGGCACGGGCGGGCGCCGATCCGGTATCCGCACCCTGATCTGGAGGGGCCGCTGCGGGACACGTACGGGGTCGTGGTCTTCCATGAGCAGATCATCGACATCGTCGACATCATGACCGGCTGCGGGCGTGGTGAGGCGGACCGGGTGCGGCGCGGGTTGTCGGACGTGGAGTCGCAGGCGCGGATCAAGGTGTGGTTCGCGCAGCACGCGGCGGCCCGGGGGTATGACGCGGAAACGATTCAGCGGACCTGGGAGATCGTCGAGGCCTTCGGCAGCTACGGCTTCTGCAAGGCGCACGCGGTCGCTTTCGCCGTGCCGACGTACCAGTCGGCGTGGCTGAAGGCGCATCACCCCGCCGCGTTCTACGCCGGGCTGCTGACGCATGATCCCGGGATGTACCCGAAGCGGCTGCTGCTGGCGGACGCGCGGCGGCGGGGGGTGCCCGTGCTGCCGTTGGACGTGAACGCGTCGGGAGTCGCACACCGTATCGAACTGGTGTCCGGTAAATGGGGGCTGCGGCTGGCGCTCTCCGATGTGCACGGCATCAGCGAGGCCGAGGCGGCGCGGATCGCCGAGGGGCAGCCGTACGACTCGCTGGTCGACTTCTGGGAGCGGGGCCGGCCCAGTCGTCCGCTGGCACAGCGGCTCGCGCAGGTGGGAGCGCTGGACGCGTTCGGCGCCAACCGCCGTGATCTGCAACTGCATCTGACCGAGCTGCACCGGGGGGCCCGGGGCGGGGGCGGCGGCCAGTTGCCGTTGGCCGGGGGGCGCAGGACCGCGCCGGCCGGGCTGCCCGACCTCACCTCCTCGGAGCGGCTCAGCGCCGAGCTCGGAGTGCTGTCCATGGACGCCTCGCGCAATCTGATGGACGACCACCGTGCCTTCCTCGACGAGTTGGGCGTCGTCTCGGCGCGGCGGCTGCGCGAGGCACGGCACGGGGAGACCGTGCTGGTCGCGGGCGCCAAGGCGGCCACCCAGACGCCGCCGATCCGGTCCGGCAAGCGCGTCATCTTCTCCACCCTGGACGACGGCACGGGCCTGGTCGACCTCGCCTTCTTCGACGACTCCCACGACGCCTGCGCCCACACCGTCTTCCACTCCTGGCTGCTGCTGGTGCGTGGGGTGGTGCAGCGCCGCGGCCCGCGCAGCCTCAGCGTGGTGGGCGCCGCCGCCTGGAACCTCGCGGACCTGCTGGAAGTGCGCCGGGAGGAGGGGCTGGAGGGGGTCGCGGCCCGGCTGGCCGGCTCCGGCCCCGGTGCTTCCGGCGACGGCGGCTCCGGCGAGGAGGGTTCCGGCGGCGACGGTTCCGGTGACGACGGTGAGGGGGCCGCGCGGCGGCGGCTCGCCGGGTCGGACGGCGCGCCCGCGCCGACGGGCTCCGCGGCCGAGGATCCGATGGAGCGGCGGAAGATCCGCATGTCCACGGGGTACGAGATGCACCCCTGGGCCGATCTGCGTCCGGCGGGCGAAGGGCCCGCGAACACAAGGAAGTTGTGGCATCAGAGTCCGGGGAGTGCGGGATGA
- a CDS encoding DNA polymerase Y family protein, protein MTILCVRFQLPPTSEADLPPLLGMLEEFTPVVQALPPDGALADLRGAERYFRRDAVELASVIRVRSLALHGVDCVIGTGPGPMLARMALDDAAPGVTRTVPGEPDAIAEFLADKPVAALPGVGTATARTLGDYGLDTLGRVAAAPLSTLQRLIGAKPGRELREKANGVDRGRVVSNAVSRSLATERPFGRDELDPERHRRALLSAAEEIGARLRALEKVCRTLTLTVRYADRSATTRSRTLTEPTAHSPALTRAAYGMYEALGLQRARVRAIALRAEGLDPADRASHQLTFDPVDEKVRRIEEVADQARAKFGPRAVMPGGLGGRAA, encoded by the coding sequence ATGACCATCCTCTGCGTACGTTTCCAGCTGCCTCCGACGAGCGAGGCGGATCTGCCCCCTCTGCTCGGGATGCTCGAGGAGTTCACCCCCGTCGTCCAGGCCCTGCCACCGGACGGGGCGCTGGCCGATCTGCGTGGCGCCGAGCGGTACTTCCGGCGGGACGCCGTCGAACTGGCCTCGGTGATCCGGGTGCGGTCGCTCGCGCTGCACGGCGTCGACTGCGTGATCGGGACCGGGCCCGGGCCGATGCTGGCCCGCATGGCGCTGGACGACGCCGCCCCCGGGGTGACGCGTACGGTGCCCGGCGAGCCGGACGCCATCGCGGAGTTCCTCGCGGACAAACCCGTCGCCGCACTGCCCGGCGTGGGCACCGCGACCGCCCGCACGCTGGGCGACTACGGCCTCGACACCCTCGGCCGGGTCGCCGCCGCACCGCTGTCCACACTGCAACGGCTGATCGGCGCGAAGCCCGGCCGTGAGCTGCGCGAGAAGGCGAACGGCGTCGACCGCGGCCGGGTCGTGTCGAACGCCGTCTCCCGGTCCCTCGCGACGGAACGCCCCTTCGGACGCGACGAGCTGGACCCGGAGCGGCACCGCCGGGCGCTGCTGTCGGCCGCCGAGGAGATCGGTGCCCGGCTGCGCGCCCTGGAGAAGGTCTGCCGCACGCTCACCCTCACCGTGCGCTACGCCGACCGGTCCGCCACCACCCGCAGCCGCACCCTGACCGAACCGACCGCGCACTCCCCGGCGCTGACCAGGGCCGCGTACGGCATGTACGAGGCGCTGGGACTCCAGCGGGCCCGGGTGCGGGCGATCGCCCTGCGCGCCGAGGGGCTCGACCCCGCCGACCGGGCCTCCCACCAGCTGACCTTCGACCCGGTGGACGAGAAGGTCCGCCGCATCGAGGAGGTCGCGGACCAGGCGCGGGCGAAGTTCGGGCCCCGGGCGGTGATGCCCGGGGGACTAGGGGGGCGGGCGGCGTAG